The Apostichopus japonicus isolate 1M-3 chromosome 3, ASM3797524v1, whole genome shotgun sequence region TGGTTGTATACATACGTACCCATGCATGAGGATTGGTATAATAGGAATGCCCAACGTTTATAGTGTGTATAGTGTTCTATGACTCCTAAAGTCGTGTTATTGTTGATTGTATATATCAGCCAACCCCATGCACCCCATGCACCCCCACACATACCCGCTCGCCCCTCCCCCGTACACCTATTTTCTCCTTTTGGTATGTTTTGTCTGCATTGTATCTTGCatgttttcaatatatttgCATGACCGTTATACAAACATAGAGATGTATAGAACTGTCGCTATAGAAATCAACGAAGGCCAAAAGAATAAATGCTCTTCCAAGCATGCTCTTACGAAAACGTTGGTAGCGAATGTAAGTTGCGGTTAGAGTACTTTACATTCAAAGATTTCACTATTcatgtttaattgaaaacttttaaaatgtaattTGATTGTATTGCACATGCACGACTTAAAATGATCTCTCTTTAGCTTGTAAATCACGTGGTAAAAGTACTCATAACTCATAACCAGGTTATGTACAGTGTGAACTGCATGACTATATCTAATAAACTGATTGATTGAACACAGCATAAATACTTGTGAAGGGCAGAGTTCTAAGAAACACACTTCGAAGAACACTCCCAtgcagaaagaaaatagaagCATAAATTCTAATAGAATGAACGAATGAACACTAAATATATTAGAAGGTTACAAAGTCTTCGCCCTAAGTTATTAGATAAAGCaattataacatttaaaatttacACCTCAAAATCcttaaattattaaaacttatatgaaagagcaatACAATACTGACTACATTCGCGCCAGGCAATACCCCAGCCCCTTTCTTCTCAAGGTCAGTGTAGAGAGAAAGAACATTAACAGGCTGCTATATAGGAAaagatgtttgttttgttttttttagcggaaaagagcaaagacatTTATGGCTAGAACGGGATTCGAACAAGTGAAGGGATTCGAACCATTGACCATACTTTGGGATAGGGGGACATCCAAGGGAGCGGGCCCTCTCCTTTGagaatattttcctttttttgtaaaatgGAGGGTGCTTAGTTACAAattggtgctatatttctcgaCTTGGAAACGATGTGGAAACGATATATTaagaattttcaactgtttagaTTTGTCACCAGGCAGATAGGCTACATGTTGatgttgtatattttgtattctACACTAGCATTTGTTTTACTATTCTTTCAGCCGGGTTGGAAGGGAGAGCGGGAAAGGCTGATCTACTTCAAATTTATGTCGAGGGGCGGGTGGGGGCGGCGTGGGTAGGTACAGCTCTCCCAGAAGTATACGTGGTTGCGCTGCTGGACccttatatacatacatacctttCCTATAACTGAGAGCAGCGTGAGAAAATATTTCTTCGTTGGAGTAATAAGGTTAGGGTTAGACCCTAATCCCTAAGATATTCCAGAGATTCGGAATCAGTGACAAGGTATTCTGCTCCTCTTAAATATGaactatataaatacataatcaATAATCATATGATGGCTGactgttataatatatatataaactgagGTGAATAGCTATAACACCCCAGAGTCATTGAAGTTCACGTTCATTACTATACGTGAATAAGCGTTCCTGAACAAATTATTCCTCACGCGCATGTGTTCAGTCGATGGGGGCAATTATATCGTGTATGCTACCTTAGGTTCTGATGGCAAACAAAAGTCGGACAGAATTTAAAGAccaaatgatactttcattatCGTATTTttagcaaagaaaagaagattcTGAAACAGTATGCTGGTGATAAGAGTAGATTAATGGAGGAAACGTTTAGGTAAGAACAATTAGTTCAGTGAATACACTGTAGATTACACGTTTTGAAAAATCGCGTATCCGGTATGTACAACGTGGTTTGATTACCAAGTTACACTCGCAGAGTAAGGAAAATCATATACTGTACGTGCAAAACATGTTCTGGGTAAACCCAGCttggctacagtacagtaaattgTGATTGCAATTATAACGCCCTTGGTTTCACCGTTTTCTAAGTGATTAGAATTTCAAGCACGTTTGACAAGCCTTGAAACTCATTCCTGTGTAGCGATAGTAATAAGTACTATTACTATAGCCTGGCCTAGCTAGCTTCATcacagaaataaatattgattggCCTATGCCTAAATAGTAATGTGTTGTTAGTGAGCAACCATGGGCAGAATTCTTCCCCCGCAGCAGTTTTTTAACTAGTCATGACTATAGTCACGAAATTTTGAAAAGTGATGTTTAATACTGGAACAAGTGATGAATATGCTCCAAAATAAGCAAGACAACTTAACATAGAACTAGCTACCAGATTTGAAGTTTCTGTGTTCAGGTTTTATTCATACCTAGGGTCCTTGATGTGGACTTATTACCCTCCTGATCTCTTTTCACTCAGCTAAGCcaaaattttcatatcaaatgccCATGCTTACATTGCATATATGAATTATGGCTGAAATTATTTTATAAACTGTcgaagaaacaaaatatatttaattacacCTATTGAGGTTGAGTATGATGTAGGAATATGGTATTTAGGCAAAGACATATACTGTCCCTGTGGTCAGGAAGTGAAAAGCACACCTTGATCGAGATGGAGAGGGTTAACTACAGTAGGATCCGTTGACAATTcaattgtcttttctttttaaataagtagttttgttttcatctgGTATGAATTTAACCAAGAAGTGATTCTTTTTCATCTTGCAGACATCTCTGTGAATTATTTCCTCAAATGAAACCACACAACTTAGGTGTCTTTAACCTAATGGAACAGAAACCAGTGAACTTTTTGGAATATCATAAAGCAGTCAAGGCATTTGAGGAAGTCATTGCTCCTTCATTTGGACCGTGTGGGAGTCAAGTCCTCATAAATAACAGCAGTGGACACTGTTTGGTAAGCAAAGATGGCAAGACTATAATGGAAGCCTGCATAGCACAGACACCTCTGAATCATTGGGTAAAGGATCGCATAAAAAGCCATTTTAAGTCTTCTGGTGATGGCAGCAAATCTTTCATTCTACTTTTATCAGAGCTACTAAGAAGAGTTGAAGCCTATTACACCCACATAGGAGCTGCATATGAAAATCAATTTGGTAATGATTCCTTGAAAAGATTTTGTCAGGCATTGATGGAACATTTCACATTGCTTGGAAGGGAAGTAATACCCTCCCTTTTAGCACCATCCATCATCTCTAATCGTGTGTGTTTGAAAATGTCTCCCTGTGACACTGATGAATTCTGGGAATTTCTGAAACAGTTGACATTTACAGTTTTGCAAGATAAGTTTGCGAAGGAAAACGCTAGATTATTAAGCGACCTTACCATCCAGTTTGCTAAGTTACCTCATCCAGAGTTGCATATTGAGGGACATATTTCTGACATCATCAAAAGTTTTCGTCATGTTTGTCAAGAAGTCAGTGGTTATTCAGTCAAAGATAGTATGATCATGGAAGGTATTTTAATTCAACGAGATTTTGCTTATCAAGATCCAACTCTTTCAAAGTCTGACAAAGATGTGAAACTTCTACTGACAGCTTACGACTTTGAGATTGACCAACAAGCTGACTCGCTTTGTGTAACTATTTCTTCAGTGGAAGGGATAAGCCGTGCTGCCTCTTGGAATGAAACAAAGTGGAAAAAGTTTGTCTACAATTTACAAAGTTTGAACGTGGCAGCAATCATATCAGTCAATATTTTCCCGGAACCTTTGATGGCTTTTTGCCGTCTCTCTGGCATATCCGTCATCCATTCTGTGTTTCTCGAAGACCTGTGCTACATCTCTGACGAAACCGGTGTTCCTCTAAACTATGACTTTCCAGATACTTCGGCTTGGTTTATTCATACTGTCCCCTTCCTCAAGCGAGTTGTTCTCGGTAAGAGCGTCTTTTGTTCTGTTGGATTTCAGAATAAACGAGGCCAAAGAATGAAACATTTGGTCGTGTGCGGGCCAACAAGTGCAGTGTGCAGATCTTACAGTTCCGCCATTCATAACTCCCTTAGAAATGTCGCGACTGCTTTAGAGGGAGGTCACTTTGACTCCACTCCTCATTCAAGTGGGTGTCTCGATGAGCAACTGGATGCCTGCTGTAAGAGAGGACATGATTGTGGTACAAATCACAAGCAACTCTATGCTGTGTACGGGGGTGGTGTTGCAGAAATGTTAGCAAGTATTAATATCCGAGATCTTtcagaaaaatatgaaaataaaatgactCGGTTAGCCTTTAAATGTTTTGCAGATTCATTAGAGATTGTACCTAAAACATTGCATAACAATTCATATCAAGTAGATCCAAAAAGGTACCTGGAAGGAAAAGTGGGTATTGGTCAGGAATCTGTGTGTGGAATCCATGCCAGAACTGGGAAATGGGTGCCAGCCAAGGAAGTCGGCATCATCGAGCCATTAATGTACAAGTTGACTCTTTGGCAGCAAGTTTTGGAAACTTTCTGTGATTTGTTTCGAATTGATGCCATTATTGGTGTTGGCATGGCCAATTCTAATTGCAAGGAAAAACAATAATTAATAGAAATCCTTTCATTGGCTGACTATCAAAATGCTATGTAATAAACAAATCATGCAATTTTGATTCTTTGGAAGATTATGAATGATGTGAACATATTCTGTGAACATGGTGCAGGTTCAGAAAGTTCCTGTTGAAACTGTGTGTGGATGCTAACCCCTTTAATAATTCAACCGAAGGCATTGCATTGGTCTTCCGAATTATCAGCAAAATGTTTCTATATTTACAGAGACGCTACTACCAAACTCCAATCAAGGTTTTGATAAACTACAGAACATTTTTGAAATTCTGAAATCCTGTGTTGAAGCTGTTCAAAAAGATCAAGAAGTTGTTTACACAAACACAATTAATCTTCTGTGAAGTTTAGCAATTTTTTGCACTTTTTCATAGGTCATTTCAGTCCTGAAGATCTCAAAATTACATCTAAAAGATT contains the following coding sequences:
- the LOC139965784 gene encoding BBSome complex assembly protein BBS10-like; translated protein: MEETFRHLCELFPQMKPHNLGVFNLMEQKPVNFLEYHKAVKAFEEVIAPSFGPCGSQVLINNSSGHCLVSKDGKTIMEACIAQTPLNHWVKDRIKSHFKSSGDGSKSFILLLSELLRRVEAYYTHIGAAYENQFGNDSLKRFCQALMEHFTLLGREVIPSLLAPSIISNRVCLKMSPCDTDEFWEFLKQLTFTVLQDKFAKENARLLSDLTIQFAKLPHPELHIEGHISDIIKSFRHVCQEVSGYSVKDSMIMEGILIQRDFAYQDPTLSKSDKDVKLLLTAYDFEIDQQADSLCVTISSVEGISRAASWNETKWKKFVYNLQSLNVAAIISVNIFPEPLMAFCRLSGISVIHSVFLEDLCYISDETGVPLNYDFPDTSAWFIHTVPFLKRVVLGKSVFCSVGFQNKRGQRMKHLVVCGPTSAVCRSYSSAIHNSLRNVATALEGGHFDSTPHSSGCLDEQLDACCKRGHDCGTNHKQLYAVYGGGVAEMLASINIRDLSEKYENKMTRLAFKCFADSLEIVPKTLHNNSYQVDPKRYLEGKVGIGQESVCGIHARTGKWVPAKEVGIIEPLMYKLTLWQQVLETFCDLFRIDAIIGVGMANSNCKEKQ